A DNA window from Engystomops pustulosus chromosome 6, aEngPut4.maternal, whole genome shotgun sequence contains the following coding sequences:
- the LOC140065872 gene encoding IgGFc-binding protein-like, with protein sequence MVISIKNFIPTPLPPGHRAQLWPETQHCWTSKVAGFKLHQSIKPCQKLCVPFENHFEPPVLNMRPPQLLFQSTRGKTLIKYLSQEAMGTVVVLWLGALLASLCGTCSAGPLGKEFVTVFTHNYDSSFGTAEFKLSVTVYNSSTTVNVTINKFSQKPYVLDPANYLLNVPVRPDSGGASKSYVISIKTNKLISVVSLSYKVKTLDTSIVYPIEDLGRDYYVVTPVGGTGDGFKEVSVVSCEEPTNVDIFLTGAVTYKDKNYGAGSKLTVFLEPYSDLQLLSKDNLSGTHIVSQKPLVVMSGHTCTRESNKCNHVYEQLLPVSSWGTTFIIPPVSVQLKADIVFVVAAVNTRIEYQIYSTRSSQNLNAGQVFQLEVPVKAPIYLSASAGIQVLYYCTGWQDTIQYDPTLITIPPVSSYCSSYHLFADKDVENYVSIVAKKADVSKLTLDKYPIDGLTWNAISGTDYFWATKKLVQGLPADNLQNPSSPFLALSYGFGNLYSYGSPSVCIDALSDKSCSTIKCNAKEKCQLSNGKPKCVPDSVAYCHAVGDPHYRTFDGYYYDFQGTCTYTIAKTCGSDSSLPTFNIETKNENRGNTRVSYVSYVTVQVYDYSISLVRYEYGFVRVNNQRLRLPMNLNEGRVYLYQSGDSVVIETDFALKVYYDWNSVLKVYITSSFFQKVCGLCGNYNGNPSDDLMTPTGTLAPNLVEFGKSWKVDDGDRVCWHNCNGECKPCPLEIQRTYASEKSCGLISKVVDGPFSQCHSVVDPKPYLDNCVYDLCMNDGYKQILCQSLKTYADACQRNKSSIGDWRQLSGCLMPCPDNSEYKLCAQACPATCNDDATLSVCSDSCVESCQCKAGYVLDEGKCIPKASCGCIYQGKLYAPNEKFWDDGKCEKQCICNPSTKKVECKATKCKSSEQCAVVNGIQNCYPVSYGTCSASGDPHYVTFDGVKYDFQGTCIYQFAGLCKKSEDLVDFQVNVQNENRGRKVVSYVSVVQVNVSNFNIVIDRKYNNRILLNGVLTNLPYTVDNGQLSIYKQGFHGVIQTSFGLRVSYNWESHVAVTLPSSYAGAVCGLCGNFDNDKSNDYLMKNNQLATKPTLFANSWKVQNVPGCYEEEGGTCSNLADLELRHNTEGCGIIKDKNGPFRECHAKINPEVYFKSCVYDACFYEGRQEMVCKMIASYATLCQGAGVIVSIWRTSKFCGLVCPKNSHYEVCASGCAPTCLTLSPPLGCKPGCSEGCECDDGFILSGGDCVPINQCGCKYNDKYYKPGEVFFPSGLCNQQCVCTTSGAVECKAFSCGPNLECNVMDGIQKCLPVGSAQCSASGDPHYMSFDGLAFDFQGTCTYTLAKTITNRDNLVPFVINVKNEKWGNGKVSVTKLVSFEVYGYKLNLEYEVRGKIQVRAMILPKARNFASGIYAIISNW encoded by the exons GAACTTGTTCAGCTGGACCTCTGGGCAAAGAATTTGTTACGGTCTTTACGCACAACTATGATTCATCTTTTGGAACAGCTGAATTCAAGCTCTCCGTCACTGTGTATAATTCTTCCACCACAGTTAACGTAACCATAAACAAGTTCTCCCAAAAACCATATGTGTTAGATCCGGCAAACTACTTATTAAATGTTCCTGTGAGACCAGATTCAGGTGGAGCTTCTAAATCCTACGTGATTAGCATCAAAACTAATAAACTGATCTCTGTTGTGTCACTTAGTTACAAGGTGAAAACTTTAGATACTAGTATTGTATATCCCATTGAAGACCTTGGCAGAGACTACTACGTGGTAACTCCTGTAGGTGGTACTGGTGACGGCTTCAAAGAAGTCTCTGTAGTAAGTTGTGAAGAACCTACTAATGTTGATATCTTCCTGACCGGAGCAGTTACCTACAAAGACAAGAACTATGGAGCTGGTAGCAAGCTCACAGTCTTCCTAGAACCATACAGTGATCTTCAGCTTCTCAGCAAAGACAACTTATCTGGAACTCACATAGTATCTCAAAAGCCTTTGGTGGTAATGAGTGGTCACACATGTACACGGGAGAGCAACAAATGCAACCATGTCTACGAGCAGCTCTTGCCTGTCTCCAGCTGGGGCACCACATTCATCATCCCTCCAGTATCTGTGCAGTTAAAAGCTGATATTGTATTTGTGGTGGCTGCTGTGAATACAAGAATAGAATATCAAATCTATTCCACAAGGTCAAGCCAGAACTTAAATGCGGGTCAAGTATTTCAGCTGGAAGTCCCTGTCAAAGCCCCAATTTATCTTTCTGCCAGCGCTGGAATCCAGGTTCTCTACTACTGTACTGGATGGCAAGACACGATACAATATGACCCCACTCTTATAACAATTCCTCCAGTGAGCAGCTACTGTTCTTCATACCATTTATTTGCTGATAAAGATGTTGAAAACTATGTCAGCATAGTAGCAAAGAAGGCAGATGTCTCAAAATTGACATTAGATAAATATCCAATAGATGGCTTGACATGGAATGCAATTTCAGGAACAGATTATTTCTGGGCAACTAAGAAATTAGTTCAAGGACTCCCAGCAGATAATCTGCAGAACCCATCTTCACCTTTCTTGGCGTTGTCCTATGGTTTTGGAAACCTTTACAGCTATGGATCTCCATCTGTTTGTATTGATG CCCTCTCTGATAAGTCATGTAGCACTATAAAATGTAACGCTAAGGAGAAGTGTCAGCTGTCCAATGGGAAGCCAAAATGTGTGCCAGACTCGGTAGCCTACTGCCATGCAGTTGGCGATCCCCACTATCGTACCTTTGATGGTTATTACTATGACTTCCAAGGCACTTGCACATACACTATTGCCAAGACCTGTGGCAGTGATAGCAGCCTCCCAACTTTCAACATTGAAACCAAGAATGAAAATCGTGGAAATACTCGGGTGTCTTATGTCAGCTATGTTACCGTACAAGTCTATGATTATTCCATATCCCTAGTGAGATACGAGTATGGATTTGTGAGG GTGAACAACCAACGTCTCCGTCTCCCTATGAACCTTAATGAAGGCCGGGTGTACTTGTATCAATCTGGTGATTCGGTGGTCATTGAAACAGACTTTGCCCTTAAAGTTTACTATGATTGGAACTCTGTCTTAAAAGTATACATCACCAGTAGCTTCTTTCAAAAAGTTTGCGGGTTGTGTGGAAACTATAATGGAAATCCTTCAGATGACCTGATGACGCCAACTGGAACACTAGCTCCTAACTTGGTTGAGTTTGGCAAAAGTTGGAAAGTTGATGACGGAGACAGGGTTTGTTGGCACAACTGCAATGGGGAATGCAAGCCATGTCCTCTTGAAATTCAAAGAACATACGCAAGTGAGAAAAGCTGTGGTTTGATCTCCAAGGTCGTAGATGGTCCATTCAGTCAGTGTCACTCTGTCGTAGATCCCAAGCCATACCTGGACAATTGTGTATATGATCTGTGCATGAATGATGGCTACAAACAAATCCTGTGCCAGAGTTTAAAAACCTATGCTGATGCCTGTCAAAGGAACAAGTCTTCAATTGGGGACTGGCGCCAACTTTCTGGATGTT TAATGCCATGTCCTGACAACAGCGAGTACAAGCTCTGTGCACAAGCGTGTCCAGCCACCTGCAATGACGATGCAACACTCTCTGTATGTTCTGATTCATGTGTGGAGTCCTGTCAATGTAAGGCTGGATATGTCCTTGATGAGGGAAAATGTATCCCCAAGGCCAGTTGTGGATGTATTTACCAAGGCAAATTATATGCTCCCAATGAGAAGTTCTGGGATGACGGGAAGTGTGAGAAGCAGTGCATCTGTAACCCTTCCACCAAGAAAGTTGAATGTAAAGCCACCAAGTGTAAGTCTTCAGAACAATGTGCAGTTGTAAATGGAATCCAGAACTGTTACCCTGTATCTTATGGGACCTGCTCAGCATCAGGAGATCCCCATTATGTCACCTTTGATGGTGTCAAATATGACTTTCAGGGCACATGTATCTACCAGTTTGCAGGACTTTGCAAAAAATCTGAGGATTTGGTGGACTTCCAGGTCAATGTCCAAAATGAAAACAGAGGACGCAAAGTTGTGTCTTATGTCTCTGTAGTCCAAGTCAATGTCTCTAATTTTAACATTGTCATCGACAGGAAGTACAATAATAGGATTTTG CTTAATGGAGTCCTAACAAACCTCCCTTATACAGTTGATAATGGACAACTCTCAATCTACAAACAAGGTTTTCATGGTGTCATCCAGACTAGTTTTGGTCTTCGTGTCTCCTACAACTGGGAAAGTCATGTTGCCGTCACCCTTCCAAGTAGTTACGCTGGAGCAGTCTGTGGTCTCTGTGGTAACTTTGATAATGACAAGAGTAATGATTACCTCATGAAGAACAACCAGTTGGCCACAAAACCAACTCTCTTTGCAAACAGCTGGAAGGTGCAAAATGTACCAGGTTGTTATGAGGAAGAAGGAGGCACCTGCTCAAACTTGGCAGATCTGGAACTTCGCCATAACACTGAAGGCTGTGGAATCATTAAAGATAAGAATGGACCTTTCCGTGAGTGCCATGCCAAGATAAATCCAGAAGTGTACTTCAAAAGTTGTGTATATGATGCTTGCTTCTATGAAGGTAGACAAGAGATGGTATGCAAGATGATTGCCAGCTATGCCACCTTATGTCAAGGGGCTGGAGTCATTGTATCCATCTGGAGGACTTCAAAATTCTGTG GTCTAGTATGTCCAAAGAACAGCCACTATGAAGTATGTGCCTCTGGCTGTGCCCCCACTTGCCTCACCCTTTCTCCTCCATTGGGATGCAAACCTGGATGCTCAGAGGGATGTGAATGTGATGATGGCTTTATCCTGAGTGGTGGAGACTGTGTTCCCATCAACCAATGTGGTTGTAAATACAATGATAAATATTACAAGCCTGGTGAGGTATTTTTCCCCAGTGGCCTATGCAACCAGCAGTGCGTGTGCACAACCAGTGGAGCTGTCGAATGCAAAGCTTTCAGCTGTGGACCCAATTTGGAGTGCAATGTCATGGATGGCATCCAGAAATGTCTGCCAGTTGGATCTGCTCAGTGTTCTGCTTCAGGCGATCCTCACTATATGTCCTTTGATGGTCTAGCCTTTGATTTCCAAGGCACCTGCACCTACACCCTCGCGAAGACCATCACAAATAGGGACAATTTGGTTCCTTTTGTTATCAATGTTAAAAATGAGAAATGGGGGAATGGAAAGGTTTCAGTCACAAAACTGGTCTCTTTTGAAGTCTATGGATACAAACTGAATCTTGAGTATGAAGTTCGTGGTAAAATCCAGGTAA GAGCCATGATCCTACCCAAAGCTAGAAACTTTGCCAGCGGTATTTACGCCATTATTTCCAACTGGTGA